Proteins encoded by one window of Blautia argi:
- a CDS encoding DUF445 domain-containing protein, whose amino-acid sequence MSIIEILAGPVIGAVIGYCTNYIAVKMLFKPLNPVKLGNWTLPFTPGIIPKGKARMAKAMGEAVGNHLLTRRDLEQILLSDEVKKTVAQAVGNGLQSIQKNEDTLETFLGHYVEKEDYENMRGHLEEFITERISSGLEKMDVGSIIAEEGAKEVKNKFQGSMVSMFLTDDLIQSIAVPIGNKVGEYIRENGREKIHPIVVGEIAAAENIPVNRIMENIPLGQEKIEELVESVYVKFVGEKAEELAEKFHISQVVEEKINEMDILEVENILLGIMKKELNAVVNLGAIIGFFIGLLNLLF is encoded by the coding sequence ATGAGTATCATAGAAATACTGGCAGGACCGGTGATTGGCGCAGTGATTGGATACTGTACCAATTATATAGCGGTAAAGATGCTGTTTAAACCTTTAAATCCTGTGAAGCTTGGAAACTGGACACTGCCCTTTACACCGGGAATTATTCCAAAGGGAAAGGCAAGAATGGCAAAAGCTATGGGAGAAGCAGTGGGAAATCATCTTCTTACCAGACGGGATTTAGAACAGATTCTTTTATCAGATGAAGTGAAAAAAACAGTGGCGCAGGCAGTGGGAAATGGCCTGCAGTCCATTCAGAAAAACGAGGATACACTGGAAACTTTTTTGGGACATTACGTGGAAAAGGAAGACTATGAAAACATGCGCGGACATCTGGAGGAGTTCATTACAGAAAGAATTTCCAGCGGTCTGGAGAAAATGGACGTAGGCAGTATTATTGCTGAGGAAGGCGCCAAAGAGGTCAAAAATAAGTTCCAGGGAAGTATGGTTTCCATGTTTTTAACTGATGATCTGATTCAGTCTATTGCAGTACCCATTGGAAATAAGGTGGGAGAATATATCCGGGAAAACGGAAGAGAGAAGATTCACCCCATTGTAGTGGGAGAAATTGCAGCGGCAGAAAATATTCCGGTAAATCGGATTATGGAAAACATTCCTCTGGGTCAGGAGAAAATTGAGGAACTTGTAGAATCTGTGTATGTGAAATTTGTAGGAGAGAAGGCAGAGGAGCTGGCAGAAAAATTCCATATTTCGCAGGTGGTTGAGGAAAAAATTAACGAAATGGATATTCTGGAAGTAGAGAATATTCTTTTGGGGATTATGAAAAAGGAATTAAATGCAGTAGTAAATCTGGGAGCTATTATTGGCTTTTTTATCGGTCTTTTGAATCTGCTGTTTTAA
- a CDS encoding J domain-containing protein, translated as MVNNPYEVLGISPNASNDEVKKAYRDLSRKYHPDSYVDNPLAGLAEEKFKEVQEAYDQIMRERDGGYQSGYGNGYGSQNQYQEAPTGQDNVQLQAAANYINGRQYQQALNVLSRIQNRSAYWYYLSACANMGMGNNVNALNLARQAQNMEPGNPEYANLVNRLQWNSNRYQGGANPYASGGSGGCGTGNACCDLWCLDSLCECTGGDLCSCM; from the coding sequence ATGGTAAATAATCCTTATGAAGTATTGGGAATTTCACCAAATGCATCAAATGACGAAGTAAAGAAAGCATACCGGGATTTAAGCAGAAAATATCACCCGGATTCTTATGTGGATAACCCTCTTGCAGGTCTGGCAGAGGAAAAATTTAAAGAAGTACAGGAAGCCTATGACCAGATTATGAGGGAAAGGGACGGCGGATACCAGAGCGGCTACGGCAATGGCTATGGAAGTCAGAATCAGTATCAGGAGGCGCCTACAGGACAGGATAATGTGCAGCTTCAGGCAGCGGCAAATTATATTAACGGGCGCCAGTATCAGCAGGCTTTAAACGTCCTTTCCAGAATTCAGAACAGAAGTGCATACTGGTATTATTTAAGCGCTTGTGCGAATATGGGAATGGGAAATAATGTCAATGCATTAAATCTGGCAAGACAGGCACAGAATATGGAACCGGGAAACCCGGAATATGCCAATCTGGTGAATCGTCTTCAGTGGAACAGTAACCGTTATCAGGGCGGCGCAAATCCATATGCAAGCGGTGGCAGCGGCGGCTGTGGAACGGGAAATGCATGTTGTGATCTCTGGTGTTTAGACAGTCTTTGCGAATGTACAGGAGGCGACCTTTGCTCATGCATGTAA
- a CDS encoding DUF5685 family protein translates to MFGYIMTDKPELKVKEFYRYKGYYCGLCHALRREYGFRGRMTLTYDMTFLVLFLTSLYEPETRELQEHCPIHPVKKIPMLQNEISEYGAKMNILLTYFKFEDDWKDDKSLQGAAGMRLFRKKTEKICREYKRQAHAVQKQLKILSAYEEKQEENLDLVAGAFGCLMAELFVYRQDIWEEDLRKFGFYLGKFIYILDAYDDLEEDLKTGSYNPLKTLKKQCEDLETYEQRVKEILLMMMAEATAVFEKLPCLLDAEILRNILYSGVWSKYNKIQKERQEKRENHGK, encoded by the coding sequence ATGTTTGGATATATTATGACAGATAAGCCGGAGTTAAAGGTAAAAGAATTTTACCGTTATAAGGGATATTACTGTGGACTTTGTCATGCGCTTCGCCGGGAATATGGCTTTCGGGGCAGAATGACACTGACGTATGACATGACGTTTCTGGTGCTGTTTCTTACCTCCCTGTATGAGCCGGAAACCAGGGAACTGCAGGAACATTGTCCCATTCATCCGGTAAAAAAAATCCCCATGCTGCAGAATGAAATCTCAGAATACGGGGCAAAAATGAATATTCTTCTGACGTATTTTAAGTTTGAAGATGACTGGAAAGATGATAAAAGCCTTCAGGGAGCAGCAGGTATGCGGCTCTTTCGGAAGAAGACAGAAAAGATTTGCAGAGAGTATAAAAGACAGGCTCATGCAGTGCAGAAGCAGCTTAAAATTCTGTCTGCCTATGAAGAAAAGCAGGAGGAAAATCTGGATTTGGTAGCAGGGGCTTTTGGCTGCCTTATGGCAGAGCTTTTCGTCTATCGTCAGGATATATGGGAGGAAGATTTAAGAAAATTTGGATTTTATCTGGGCAAGTTTATTTATATTCTGGACGCCTATGATGACCTGGAGGAAGACCTGAAAACAGGCTCCTATAATCCTTTAAAGACTTTAAAAAAACAATGTGAGGATCTGGAAACTTATGAGCAGAGAGTAAAGGAAATTCTGCTTATGATGATGGCAGAGGCAACGGCTGTTTTTGAGAAGCTGCCCTGCCTTTTAGACGCTGAAATTCTGAGAAATATTCTCTACAGCGGTGTATGGTCAAAATACAATAAAATACAAAAAGAAAGACAGGAGAAAAGAGAGAATCATGGTAAATAA
- a CDS encoding GTP pyrophosphokinase — MKTEDKTLDRKTENPEAFDILYPERFIKNTDYYNSLMMMYRCAIREIRTKLEVLDDEFSITYKRNPISSIKSRIKTPLSIYNKLQRLGYDFTEQNIREHLNDVAGIRVICSFIDDIYSVAKLLSDQDDITILRIKDYIQKPKPNGYRSYHMIVEIPVFFAEGKTPMRAEIQIRTIGMDFWASLEHQLRYKKDLGSNEQYELISRKLSECAHAITATDNQMQDIKNLIGEYNEF, encoded by the coding sequence TTGAAAACGGAAGACAAAACACTGGATAGAAAAACAGAAAACCCAGAGGCCTTTGATATTCTCTATCCGGAACGCTTTATTAAAAATACAGATTACTACAATTCCCTGATGATGATGTACCGCTGTGCCATTCGGGAAATCCGCACAAAGCTTGAGGTTCTGGACGATGAATTTTCCATCACCTACAAGCGGAATCCCATTTCCTCTATTAAGAGCCGCATTAAAACGCCTTTGAGTATTTATAATAAATTACAGAGATTAGGCTATGATTTCACAGAGCAGAATATTCGGGAACATTTAAACGATGTGGCAGGAATCCGCGTAATCTGTTCTTTTATTGACGACATTTATTCTGTGGCAAAGCTTCTCTCCGACCAGGACGATATCACAATCCTGCGAATTAAGGACTATATTCAAAAACCAAAGCCAAACGGCTACCGTAGCTATCATATGATTGTAGAGATTCCCGTATTCTTTGCAGAAGGCAAGACTCCTATGCGGGCAGAAATTCAGATTCGTACCATCGGTATGGACTTCTGGGCAAGCCTTGAACATCAGCTTCGGTATAAAAAAGATTTAGGCAGCAATGAACAATATGAACTCATCAGCCGAAAGCTGTCTGAATGTGCACATGCCATTACTGCCACAGATAATCAGATGCAGGATATTAAAAATTTAATCGGGGAGTACAATGAGTTCTGA
- a CDS encoding MATE family efflux transporter, which translates to MDFYRGLTNGFSIVAAQSFGSGKTERLRKAAAGTLLLGTLTTLILTVLALAGLNGFLELLNVPENLYGEAKEYIQIVLAGMLVTMLYNACAGILRAVGDTVAPLLFLMCAAVLNVGLDLLFMAVLPFGVQGAAFGTVLAQLVSVILSLVYMWKKYPVFHLRREDFKIERSMVKQMYSSGFSMGMMMSLVFFGTLALQCAINTFGNDIIVAHTAARKISEFYFLPISVMGVTMATFCGQNFGAGEYQRVRQGVKNALLITWSWAILVILMSYTAAPFLIQLVTGSGKEAVIENAVLYLKINAPFYFVAAGINIFRNTLQAVGDHITPVISSFIELVGKVAIALLLTPVLQYMGIIVAEPIIWFLMILPLIFKLQKMNRKFPK; encoded by the coding sequence TTGGATTTTTACAGGGGTCTTACCAATGGATTTTCCATTGTGGCGGCGCAGAGTTTTGGTTCAGGAAAGACAGAAAGACTGAGAAAGGCAGCAGCCGGAACCCTGCTTTTAGGAACTCTTACAACCCTGATCCTTACGGTGCTTGCCCTTGCAGGATTGAATGGCTTTTTGGAACTTTTAAATGTACCGGAGAACCTGTATGGCGAGGCAAAGGAGTATATTCAGATTGTACTGGCAGGTATGCTGGTAACCATGCTGTACAATGCCTGTGCAGGAATTTTAAGGGCTGTGGGAGATACCGTAGCTCCTCTTTTATTTCTTATGTGTGCAGCAGTATTAAACGTGGGACTGGATCTTTTGTTTATGGCAGTACTGCCTTTTGGTGTGCAGGGCGCAGCCTTTGGCACTGTGCTGGCGCAGCTTGTTTCCGTAATTTTAAGCCTTGTCTATATGTGGAAAAAGTATCCGGTTTTTCACCTGAGGAGAGAGGATTTTAAAATTGAAAGAAGCATGGTAAAACAGATGTATAGCTCCGGGTTTTCCATGGGAATGATGATGTCCCTGGTATTTTTCGGAACTTTGGCTTTGCAGTGCGCCATTAATACCTTTGGAAATGACATCATTGTAGCACACACGGCAGCCAGAAAAATATCAGAATTTTATTTTCTGCCTATCTCAGTTATGGGGGTTACAATGGCGACCTTTTGCGGGCAGAATTTCGGGGCCGGAGAGTATCAAAGAGTGCGTCAGGGAGTGAAAAACGCCCTTCTGATTACCTGGAGCTGGGCGATTCTTGTGATTCTTATGAGTTATACGGCAGCGCCGTTTCTGATTCAGTTGGTAACAGGAAGCGGCAAAGAAGCGGTAATAGAAAACGCAGTATTATATCTGAAAATCAATGCCCCATTTTACTTTGTAGCAGCGGGAATTAACATTTTCAGGAATACTCTGCAGGCAGTAGGGGATCACATTACACCTGTGATTTCCAGCTTTATTGAATTGGTGGGAAAGGTGGCGATTGCTCTTTTACTGACCCCTGTATTACAGTACATGGGAATTATTGTGGCAGAGCCGATTATCTGGTTTCTGATGATTCTTCCCCTAATCTTTAAGCTGCAAAAAATGAACCGCAAATTTCCAAAGTAG
- a CDS encoding glycoside hydrolase family 36 protein, with protein sequence MKRKEIKENGINLVWEITEENEIKLLHFSALDFDERCMVSDTGTQSFYPVEILASGQDRVGERHGHKYTQTAPGYRMKYKAFKDYRNEKGRKLEVITEDSITGLEAVCHMQFYDGISVVRSWTEVTNRGEEAQGLEYVSSFSLNGIDKEGLRPFDEKMELSIPHNAWQKELCWQTYTLGELGLSVSQPEIMHRSSKTIGIGNTGNWSTKEYIPMGYLCNTETNSSLFWQIEHNGSWYWEISDQDGHVYLKLSGPNEHHNHWWKNLKPGETFLTVPVSVGSCIGGFDEAMGELTKYRRAIRRRNEDNEQLRVIFNDYMNCLFGDPTTEKELPLIDKAAEAGCEYYCIDCGWYSDGFWWDGVGEWFPSNARFPGGFKEVTDYIRSKGMIPGAWLELEVMGIKCPKADKVPDNWYFMRHGKRVFDRSRYQLDFRNPEVREHASAVIDRLVTEYGIGYIKMDYNIEPGIGTEVNADSAGDGLLEHNRAYLKWLDGIFEKYPDLVIENCSSGGLRMDYAMLSRYSIQSTSDQEDYVRYATIAANAPSAVTPEQAAIWSYPLRKGDCEEGYL encoded by the coding sequence ATGAAACGAAAGGAAATAAAAGAAAATGGAATAAATCTGGTCTGGGAAATTACAGAGGAAAATGAAATTAAACTGTTGCATTTTTCAGCATTGGACTTTGATGAAAGGTGTATGGTATCGGATACGGGAACGCAGTCTTTCTATCCTGTAGAAATTTTGGCTTCCGGACAGGACAGGGTGGGAGAACGCCACGGGCACAAATATACGCAGACGGCTCCTGGCTATCGAATGAAATATAAAGCATTTAAAGATTACAGGAATGAAAAGGGAAGAAAGTTGGAAGTTATTACAGAAGACAGTATCACTGGACTGGAGGCGGTTTGCCATATGCAGTTTTATGATGGCATTTCTGTGGTTCGTTCCTGGACAGAGGTGACAAACAGAGGTGAAGAAGCACAGGGATTGGAGTATGTATCTTCTTTTTCTTTAAATGGAATAGATAAAGAAGGTTTGCGCCCCTTTGATGAGAAAATGGAACTTTCCATACCGCATAACGCATGGCAGAAAGAACTTTGCTGGCAGACCTATACCTTAGGAGAGCTGGGGTTATCTGTTTCCCAGCCGGAAATTATGCATCGTTCATCTAAGACCATAGGAATCGGAAACACGGGAAACTGGTCAACTAAAGAGTATATTCCTATGGGATATCTGTGTAATACAGAAACAAATAGTTCTTTGTTCTGGCAGATTGAACATAACGGTTCCTGGTACTGGGAAATCAGCGATCAAGATGGACATGTATATTTAAAGCTCAGCGGCCCAAATGAACATCATAATCATTGGTGGAAGAATTTGAAACCGGGTGAAACCTTTCTTACGGTTCCGGTTAGTGTAGGAAGCTGTATCGGCGGATTTGATGAGGCCATGGGAGAACTGACAAAATACAGAAGAGCAATTCGGAGAAGAAACGAAGACAATGAGCAGCTCAGGGTTATTTTTAATGATTATATGAATTGTCTTTTTGGTGATCCGACTACAGAAAAAGAACTTCCCCTGATTGACAAGGCGGCAGAAGCAGGATGTGAATATTATTGTATTGACTGCGGGTGGTACTCAGATGGATTCTGGTGGGACGGTGTAGGCGAATGGTTTCCGTCAAACGCGCGTTTCCCAGGTGGGTTTAAGGAGGTTACAGATTATATTCGCAGCAAGGGTATGATTCCAGGGGCATGGCTGGAGCTGGAGGTTATGGGAATTAAATGTCCGAAAGCGGATAAGGTTCCGGACAATTGGTATTTTATGCGACATGGGAAGAGAGTGTTTGACAGGAGCAGATACCAGTTGGATTTCAGAAATCCAGAAGTTCGTGAGCATGCTTCAGCAGTCATTGACAGACTGGTAACAGAATATGGAATTGGTTATATCAAGATGGATTATAATATTGAACCGGGAATTGGAACAGAAGTAAATGCAGACAGTGCTGGTGACGGACTTTTAGAGCATAACCGGGCATATTTAAAATGGCTTGATGGAATTTTTGAAAAATATCCGGATCTTGTGATTGAAAACTGTTCCTCCGGCGGACTTCGTATGGATTACGCCATGCTTTCAAGATACAGTATTCAGTCTACCAGTGACCAGGAAGACTATGTCAGATATGCTACTATTGCGGCAAATGCACCATCAGCAGTAACTCCGGAGCAGGCAGCTATCTGGTCTTATCCCCTTCGGAAAGGTGACTGTGAAGAGGGTTATTTATAA
- a CDS encoding carbohydrate ABC transporter permease, which translates to MLNKRNRRISKVVTYVLLVFFSLYCIFPFIWMLISALKPKTEIRTATPTFLIQEPTLENFRRVLVDAGFLNYIKNSLFVSIAACLLSMVIAVMAGYALSRYYKLKAVKISNLAMMLSQMIPGVLLLVPLYLIMQKLNILESYRSLILAYTTFVIPLCTFMMSSFFDTVPLALEEAAEIDGCNKAQTIFKVILPLSLPSLVSTGLYAFINAWNEFMFGYIFISTDQYRTLTPAIMLFKGVNTVDWGGLMAGSVVAVIPVTLIFLFLQRYFLAGLMSGSVKG; encoded by the coding sequence ATGCTGAATAAAAGAAACAGACGAATTAGTAAGGTTGTGACCTATGTGTTGCTGGTGTTTTTTTCCTTGTACTGTATTTTTCCGTTTATCTGGATGCTGATTTCTGCATTGAAACCCAAGACGGAAATTCGTACAGCAACACCTACTTTTCTGATTCAGGAACCTACATTGGAAAATTTCCGCAGAGTGTTGGTAGATGCCGGATTTTTGAATTATATTAAAAACAGTTTATTCGTATCCATTGCCGCCTGCTTGTTATCCATGGTCATAGCAGTTATGGCAGGATATGCATTGAGCCGTTACTATAAATTAAAGGCAGTCAAGATTTCCAATCTGGCAATGATGTTATCTCAGATGATACCAGGGGTTTTGCTCTTAGTGCCATTGTATCTGATTATGCAGAAACTGAATATTCTGGAATCCTACAGATCTTTGATACTGGCTTATACTACATTTGTGATTCCTCTTTGTACTTTTATGATGAGCAGCTTTTTTGATACAGTGCCTCTGGCTCTTGAGGAGGCAGCGGAAATTGATGGCTGCAATAAGGCACAGACAATATTTAAGGTGATTTTACCTTTATCTCTGCCAAGTCTGGTGTCCACTGGACTGTATGCGTTTATCAATGCATGGAATGAATTTATGTTTGGATATATTTTTATTTCTACAGATCAATATCGAACCTTGACACCTGCAATTATGCTGTTTAAGGGCGTCAATACGGTAGACTGGGGAGGACTTATGGCAGGCTCTGTAGTAGCAGTGATACCGGTAACTTTGATTTTCCTGTTTTTACAGAGATACTTTTTGGCAGGACTTATGAGTGGTTCCGTAAAAGGGTGA
- a CDS encoding carbohydrate ABC transporter permease: MKTAKKLTRDQKTKRTALIMLAPAILFLALLIAFPLGKVVHDAFSHVHLINKSMSGFAGLDNFKTIVSDEHFGQAVKNTICWTVFSVLGEYVLGMVTAVLLNQKFKGRAIFRTCIFIPWLVPIIVAGMTWDWILNPEFGIINYALTSLNIIDSPINFLGDSRYAMATVIFVNIWRSFPYYTISFLSALQSVPGELSEAAAIDGAGIFKRFFRVTLPQLRSVSLVIVFIHIIWTAVNFDFIWVMTEGGPNYATETLPIMIYRYSMKKFDVGAASALSTMMFTIMVILFAFYYRKRSRISDEMA, encoded by the coding sequence ATGAAAACAGCAAAAAAACTTACAAGAGATCAGAAAACAAAAAGAACGGCCTTGATTATGCTGGCTCCGGCAATTTTATTCCTTGCTTTGCTTATTGCATTTCCGCTTGGAAAGGTAGTTCATGATGCTTTTTCACATGTCCATTTGATTAATAAATCTATGAGCGGATTTGCAGGACTGGATAATTTTAAAACAATTGTTTCAGATGAGCATTTTGGACAGGCAGTAAAAAATACGATTTGCTGGACCGTATTTTCTGTGCTTGGAGAATATGTTTTAGGTATGGTGACAGCCGTTTTATTAAATCAGAAATTTAAAGGGAGAGCAATTTTCAGAACCTGTATTTTTATACCTTGGCTTGTGCCAATTATTGTGGCAGGTATGACATGGGATTGGATATTAAATCCAGAGTTTGGAATTATTAACTATGCATTAACCAGTTTGAATATTATAGATTCGCCTATTAATTTTCTGGGGGACAGCAGATATGCTATGGCAACGGTAATTTTTGTCAATATATGGAGAAGCTTTCCATATTACACCATTTCATTTTTGTCTGCTCTGCAGTCTGTACCGGGAGAGCTTTCAGAGGCGGCTGCTATTGACGGAGCGGGTATTTTTAAGCGGTTTTTCCGTGTGACCCTGCCTCAGCTTCGTTCTGTTTCTCTGGTTATTGTCTTTATCCATATTATCTGGACAGCAGTAAACTTTGATTTTATCTGGGTAATGACAGAAGGCGGACCAAATTATGCAACAGAAACATTGCCAATCATGATTTATCGTTATTCTATGAAGAAATTTGATGTGGGTGCAGCGTCAGCGCTGTCTACAATGATGTTTACGATTATGGTTATTTTGTTTGCCTTTTATTACCGGAAAAGAAGCAGAATCAGTGACGAAATGGCATAA
- a CDS encoding ABC transporter substrate-binding protein yields MKKKWIAVLLTLAMTGSMAACGSGGGDAQGSDGKEEAKEQTVELWTCWTDGADTAKAGEEQIKKFEEETGIKVNQTNFTYDMLHEKILTAAAGGNVPDLIWGLPEYIGEFYNMGILEDLTERFNKWEDKDALSESVVKAMTIDDKIVGIPYEMTVRAYLTHTEDLKAAGIDTPKTWEDLLANEGYYEKNGKYLTELACTGVRSAQELLVYLAQYDLEIASAQEDGKYKNTWKDNKEESEKAAKVFRMYQDMVDKKIIDENCKNWGWEETDENFATGIASTYVTGNWLAERETSNPDTMGDIAVSAIPYPSDGHEATYMECKPLFILADSKNKDAAFELATAMCSKEWQEAGFPDRSPRSDVSTDSKWSKDFQALADSGVTFPPVTLGGITQAMQDAIAKVLQEGESPEAAAEWLSDAVNASLSDSGELSE; encoded by the coding sequence ATGAAGAAAAAATGGATAGCAGTATTGCTGACACTGGCAATGACAGGTTCTATGGCAGCGTGTGGTTCCGGCGGTGGGGACGCTCAGGGTTCCGACGGCAAAGAAGAAGCAAAGGAACAGACAGTAGAACTGTGGACATGCTGGACAGACGGAGCAGATACGGCAAAGGCGGGAGAGGAGCAGATTAAAAAATTTGAAGAGGAAACAGGTATCAAGGTAAATCAGACGAACTTTACTTATGATATGCTTCACGAAAAAATCCTGACCGCGGCAGCTGGAGGAAATGTACCAGACCTTATCTGGGGACTGCCGGAATATATTGGCGAATTCTATAATATGGGAATTTTGGAAGATTTGACAGAACGTTTTAATAAATGGGAAGACAAAGATGCTTTGTCAGAATCTGTAGTAAAGGCTATGACTATAGATGATAAAATCGTGGGAATTCCTTATGAAATGACTGTGCGTGCATACCTCACCCATACAGAGGACTTAAAGGCAGCGGGAATTGATACACCAAAGACATGGGAAGATCTGCTGGCCAATGAAGGATACTATGAAAAGAACGGAAAATATCTGACAGAACTGGCATGTACGGGTGTTCGTTCTGCACAGGAATTACTGGTATATCTGGCTCAGTATGATTTGGAAATCGCATCTGCACAGGAAGACGGAAAATATAAAAATACATGGAAAGACAATAAAGAAGAATCAGAAAAAGCTGCAAAAGTTTTCCGGATGTACCAGGATATGGTTGATAAAAAAATTATTGATGAAAACTGTAAGAACTGGGGTTGGGAAGAAACAGATGAAAACTTTGCGACAGGTATTGCTTCTACTTATGTGACAGGAAACTGGTTGGCAGAAAGAGAAACCTCAAATCCTGACACTATGGGCGATATTGCAGTTTCCGCTATTCCATATCCTTCAGACGGACATGAAGCTACCTACATGGAGTGTAAGCCATTATTTATTCTGGCGGACAGCAAAAATAAAGATGCAGCATTTGAATTGGCTACTGCTATGTGCAGCAAAGAATGGCAGGAAGCAGGATTTCCAGACCGTTCTCCACGTTCAGATGTTTCAACAGACAGCAAATGGAGTAAAGATTTCCAGGCCTTGGCAGACTCAGGAGTTACCTTCCCACCGGTTACTTTAGGAGGAATTACACAGGCTATGCAGGACGCTATTGCAAAAGTGCTCCAGGAAGGAGAATCACCAGAGGCGGCAGCAGAATGGCTGAGTGATGCAGTGAATGCTTCTTTATCAGATTCCGGAGAGTTAAGTGAATAG
- a CDS encoding response regulator transcription factor, with product MFKIILADDEPIIIKGMLKMIQWEKLNAEIVAEAGNGEELLEKIRKFEPDIVISDVAMPKMTGLDVIKEIRENHWNTKVIFLSGYQEFDYVKKAIRYEAIEYLLKPVGKEELEEAVLKAEKMLKTDYPMEYWEKEKDDMQTVFRKMNSEAECRELLEHFEAMGLDTKKTDYTGVCFSIPAAFYKKLGNQNMAELIRFSIFKKIEEHLRTKKQGFVIKREPNSSNMILLNRERFGGDMLERQVLELREQIYREYKVWLITGIGNTVEHITELKFAYKTAKFCSELHYFTQEEVIRYSVISRNFTNSFEDYNQKYKELAAGILSRDENWEKTLEELLDIVENLHYGNRYAAENRCIAMAMDLYAELEECKMVSEESRKEYEAMVARIRNQSSYGELKAFVKRQLARFLENSGKGEKAAENNTIRLVKNYIQEHYGEDLTLGRVAEVAYMNPYYFSAFFKKETGQNFKNYLAEVRMKTAIRLLMESDMKTYELAEAVGYRDVRSFTEKFKEYFGESPSGYKKARRS from the coding sequence ATGTTTAAAATCATACTTGCAGATGATGAACCGATTATCATAAAAGGTATGCTGAAGATGATACAATGGGAGAAATTAAATGCTGAAATTGTGGCAGAGGCGGGAAATGGAGAAGAATTGCTTGAGAAAATTCGGAAATTTGAGCCAGACATTGTAATTTCTGATGTGGCTATGCCTAAAATGACGGGATTAGATGTAATAAAGGAAATTCGGGAAAATCATTGGAATACAAAGGTGATTTTTTTGAGCGGATATCAGGAGTTTGATTATGTAAAAAAGGCTATTCGCTATGAGGCTATAGAATATCTGTTGAAACCTGTAGGAAAAGAAGAGCTGGAAGAAGCGGTATTGAAAGCAGAAAAGATGTTGAAAACGGATTATCCGATGGAATACTGGGAAAAAGAAAAAGATGATATGCAAACTGTTTTTCGTAAGATGAATTCGGAAGCAGAGTGCAGAGAATTGCTGGAGCATTTTGAAGCTATGGGACTTGACACAAAAAAAACGGATTATACAGGTGTTTGTTTTTCTATTCCGGCAGCTTTTTATAAAAAACTGGGAAATCAGAATATGGCAGAGCTTATCCGGTTTTCCATTTTCAAAAAAATTGAGGAACATTTAAGAACAAAGAAGCAGGGATTTGTGATTAAGAGAGAACCAAACAGCAGTAATATGATTTTGCTGAACAGGGAAAGATTCGGAGGAGATATGCTGGAGAGGCAGGTATTGGAGCTTCGGGAGCAAATCTATCGGGAATATAAGGTGTGGCTGATAACAGGAATAGGAAATACGGTAGAACATATCACAGAATTAAAGTTTGCGTATAAGACAGCAAAATTTTGTTCTGAACTGCATTATTTTACGCAGGAAGAGGTGATACGATACAGTGTAATTTCCAGAAATTTTACCAATTCTTTTGAAGATTATAACCAGAAATATAAAGAGTTGGCAGCAGGAATTCTGAGCAGGGACGAAAACTGGGAAAAGACCTTGGAGGAGCTCCTGGATATTGTGGAAAATCTTCATTATGGAAATCGATATGCGGCAGAAAACCGTTGTATTGCCATGGCTATGGATTTATATGCAGAATTAGAAGAGTGCAAAATGGTATCGGAGGAGAGTAGAAAGGAATATGAGGCTATGGTAGCCAGGATCCGAAATCAGTCCAGTTACGGAGAATTGAAGGCCTTTGTGAAAAGACAATTAGCCAGATTTCTGGAGAACAGCGGAAAGGGAGAGAAAGCAGCAGAAAATAATACCATACGGCTGGTGAAAAATTATATACAAGAGCATTATGGAGAGGATTTAACTCTTGGAAGAGTAGCAGAGGTTGCATATATGAATCCATATTATTTCAGCGCATTTTTTAAAAAAGAAACAGGACAGAATTTTAAAAATTATTTGGCTGAGGTACGAATGAAAACAGCTATTCGTCTTTTAATGGAATCTGATATGAAGACTTATGAATTGGCAGAAGCGGTGGGGTATCGAGATGTAAGGAGTTTTACAGAAAAATTTAAAGAATATTTCGGGGAAAGCCCTTCTGGGTATAAAAAAGCAAGACGGTCTTAA